From the Laribacter hongkongensis DSM 14985 genome, one window contains:
- the hisD gene encoding histidinol dehydrogenase yields the protein MTVRRLSTRSAGFADALASLLAFESAQDPAVDTAVAGIVEDVKQRGDAALVEYTHCFDRFEVASAAALELTRDELRSAFDRLPSATREALQAAAERVRRYHEKQLAGSWSYTEADGTVLGQQVTPLDRVGIYVPGGKAAYPSSVLMNALPAHVAGVEEIIMVVPTPGGERNDLVLAAAYIAGVSRAFTVGGAQAVAALAYGTATIPAVDKITGPGNAYVAAAKRRVFGVVGIDMVAGPSEILVVCDGSTDPDWIAMDLFSQAEHDEIAQAILLCPDAAYLDRVQASIDRLLPGMPRRAIIEASLRNRGALIEVADLAEACAIANQIAPEHLELSVADPDAWLPQLRHAGAIFIGRFTSESLGDYCAGPNHVLPTSRTARFASPLGVYDFQKRSSLIRVSQDGARALGRIASVLAHGEGLTAHARSAEYRMEE from the coding sequence ATGACTGTTCGTCGACTTTCCACCCGTAGCGCCGGCTTTGCCGACGCGCTGGCCTCGCTGCTGGCATTCGAATCCGCCCAGGACCCGGCTGTTGATACCGCCGTGGCCGGCATTGTCGAAGACGTGAAACAGCGTGGCGATGCTGCTCTGGTGGAATATACCCACTGCTTTGACCGCTTTGAGGTGGCCAGTGCCGCGGCGCTGGAACTGACCCGCGACGAGCTCAGGAGTGCGTTCGACCGCCTGCCGTCTGCCACCCGAGAAGCATTGCAGGCCGCAGCCGAACGGGTGCGCCGCTATCACGAAAAGCAGCTGGCCGGTTCGTGGTCCTACACCGAAGCCGACGGCACCGTGCTGGGCCAGCAGGTGACGCCGCTGGACCGCGTCGGCATCTACGTGCCGGGCGGCAAGGCCGCCTATCCGTCGTCGGTGCTGATGAACGCCCTGCCCGCGCACGTGGCCGGCGTCGAAGAGATCATCATGGTGGTGCCGACACCCGGCGGCGAGCGCAACGACCTCGTGCTGGCCGCCGCCTATATCGCCGGCGTCAGCCGCGCCTTCACCGTCGGCGGCGCACAGGCCGTGGCGGCACTGGCTTACGGCACGGCCACCATCCCGGCCGTGGACAAGATCACCGGACCGGGCAACGCCTATGTCGCCGCCGCCAAGCGCCGGGTGTTCGGCGTGGTGGGCATCGACATGGTGGCCGGCCCGTCGGAAATCCTCGTGGTGTGCGACGGCAGCACCGATCCGGACTGGATTGCCATGGACCTGTTCAGCCAGGCCGAGCACGACGAAATCGCCCAGGCAATCCTGCTCTGCCCGGATGCCGCCTACCTTGACCGGGTGCAGGCCAGCATCGACCGGTTGCTGCCCGGCATGCCGCGGCGCGCCATCATCGAAGCCAGCCTGCGCAACCGCGGTGCCCTGATTGAAGTGGCCGACCTGGCCGAAGCGTGTGCCATTGCCAACCAGATTGCCCCCGAGCACCTCGAGCTGTCGGTGGCCGACCCCGATGCCTGGCTGCCGCAGCTGCGCCATGCCGGCGCCATCTTCATTGGCCGTTTCACCTCGGAAAGCCTCGGTGATTACTGTGCCGGTCCCAACCACGTGCTGCCGACCAGCCGCACGGCCCGCTTTGCCAGTCCGCTGGGCGTGTACGACTTCCAGAAGCGCAGCAGCCTGATCCGGGTGTCGCAGGACGGCGCCCGGGCACTGGGCCGGATTGCCAGCGTGCTGGCACACGGCGAAGGACTGACGGCGCACGCCCGTTCGGCCGAATACCGGATGGAGGAATGA
- a CDS encoding LysE family translocator, translated as MWESLVSITVIAALAMMSPGPDFILVLKNAARLPRREALATTLGINLGVAVHMSYCVAGIAFIIATTPWLFSLLKYAGAGYLIWIGVQALLSRGGMVQVQENGQEFASIGVWRAFSQGLACNLLNPKATLFFFSVFTQLIDPASSLSQKALIGGIIFIQGVLYWPLVVLALQHPRVIRAIRRVQRSVDRLLGGLLLALGIKVALS; from the coding sequence ATGTGGGAAAGCCTGGTTTCCATTACCGTGATCGCCGCACTGGCGATGATGAGCCCCGGCCCGGATTTCATTCTGGTGCTGAAAAATGCAGCCCGGCTGCCCCGGCGCGAGGCGCTGGCAACCACGCTGGGCATCAATCTGGGCGTGGCCGTGCACATGAGTTACTGCGTGGCCGGCATCGCGTTCATCATTGCCACCACGCCGTGGCTGTTTTCGTTGCTGAAATATGCCGGCGCCGGCTACCTGATCTGGATCGGCGTGCAGGCTCTGCTGAGCCGTGGCGGCATGGTCCAGGTGCAGGAAAACGGCCAGGAGTTTGCCTCGATCGGCGTCTGGCGCGCCTTCAGCCAGGGGCTGGCGTGCAACCTGCTCAACCCCAAGGCCACCCTGTTTTTCTTCAGCGTGTTTACCCAGCTGATCGACCCGGCCTCCAGCCTGAGCCAGAAGGCGCTGATCGGCGGCATCATCTTCATCCAGGGTGTGCTCTACTGGCCGCTGGTGGTGCTGGCATTGCAGCACCCGCGCGTGATCCGGGCCATCCGGCGCGTCCAGCGGTCGGTGGACCGGCTGCTGGGCGGCCTGCTGCTGGCGCTGGGCATCAAGGTAGCGCTGTCCTGA
- the hisG gene encoding ATP phosphoribosyltransferase, producing the protein MLTIALSKGRIFDETLPLLAAAGIEPLENPESSRKLVIGTNLPEVRLIIVRASDVPTYVQHGAADLGIAGRDVLIEHGGAGLYQPLDLEIARCRMMVAVREGFDYGHAVQQGARLRVATKYPHIAREHFSRKGVHVDIIKLYGSMELAPLVGLADAIVDLVSTGNTLRANQLVAVEHIEDISSRLVVNLAALKLKHERIRPLLDAFAATVAA; encoded by the coding sequence ATGTTGACCATTGCCCTGTCCAAGGGACGCATTTTTGACGAAACCCTGCCGCTGCTGGCTGCCGCCGGTATCGAACCGCTGGAAAACCCCGAATCGTCGCGCAAGCTGGTGATCGGTACCAACCTGCCCGAGGTGCGCCTGATCATCGTGCGCGCCAGCGACGTACCGACCTATGTGCAGCACGGTGCTGCCGATCTGGGCATCGCCGGACGCGACGTGCTGATCGAGCATGGCGGAGCCGGCCTGTACCAGCCGCTGGACCTGGAAATCGCCCGTTGCCGCATGATGGTGGCCGTGCGCGAAGGCTTTGACTACGGGCATGCCGTACAGCAGGGTGCCCGCCTGCGCGTGGCGACCAAGTACCCGCACATTGCCCGCGAGCACTTCTCCAGAAAGGGCGTGCACGTCGACATCATCAAGCTCTACGGCTCGATGGAACTGGCGCCGCTGGTCGGCCTGGCCGATGCGATCGTCGATCTGGTGTCGACCGGCAACACCCTGCGCGCCAACCAGCTGGTGGCGGTCGAGCACATCGAGGACATCAGCTCGCGGCTGGTGGTGAACCTCGCCGCCCTCAAGCTCAAGCACGAGCGCATCCGTCCCCTGCTCGACGCTTTTGCCGCCACCGTGGCGGCCTGA
- a CDS encoding flagellar brake protein produces MTSPLEIGQHLKRIISANVLVTVFSNHGKSFILTKLLAIDLKSGRFAFDAGSSDDANRQLLKSERNVFVCTPDGIKTQFVTGPVQSFIYDGAPAFLARLPPEVVKLQRREYFRIQTPIANPVVCRVHDYPNPDGSAGIVLPIYDISLGGMSLVLPGEIPGMELGKIFRDCSIDLRQVGSLPVEIEVRNKLVMQQKNGHEQRRIGCQFVNQNSRVQNQLQRYIAQLERERRTLLD; encoded by the coding sequence ATGACCTCGCCGCTGGAGATCGGCCAGCACCTCAAGCGGATCATTTCTGCCAACGTGCTGGTGACGGTATTCTCCAACCACGGCAAGAGCTTCATCCTGACCAAACTCCTGGCCATCGACCTGAAATCGGGCCGTTTTGCCTTCGATGCCGGCAGCAGCGATGACGCCAACCGCCAGTTGCTCAAGAGCGAGCGCAACGTGTTCGTCTGTACCCCGGACGGCATCAAGACCCAGTTCGTCACCGGACCGGTGCAGTCGTTCATCTATGACGGTGCGCCGGCCTTTCTGGCCAGGCTGCCTCCGGAAGTGGTGAAGTTGCAGCGGCGCGAATATTTCCGCATCCAGACCCCGATTGCCAACCCGGTGGTGTGCCGGGTGCATGACTACCCGAACCCGGACGGCAGTGCCGGCATCGTGCTGCCGATTTACGACATCAGTCTTGGCGGCATGTCCCTCGTCCTGCCGGGTGAAATTCCCGGGATGGAACTCGGCAAGATTTTCCGGGACTGCTCGATCGACCTGCGGCAGGTGGGATCGCTGCCGGTGGAAATCGAAGTCCGCAACAAGCTGGTCATGCAGCAGAAAAACGGCCATGAACAACGCCGGATCGGCTGCCAGTTTGTCAACCAGAACAGTCGTGTGCAGAACCAGCTGCAACGCTATATCGCCCAGCTCGAGCGCGAGCGCCGTACCTTGCTGGATTAG
- a CDS encoding SCO family protein gives MTHLLRALTVALFGLMLAACSPQPGAAGPSFAATDVTGAGYAQALTLDGTDGRPRSLADFRGKAVVVFFGYTHCPDVCPTTLSELSQAMRDMGPLADQVQVLFVSVDPQRDTPELLHSYVTGFDRRFAALTGSAEAIARTARAYKVVYQQVAGPVPADYTIDHSAGAYLYDPAGSLRVYVPYGSGAAVFRHDLTVLLGQTPPPLTATKAQ, from the coding sequence ATGACACACCTGTTGCGCGCCCTGACTGTCGCGTTGTTCGGTTTGATGCTGGCCGCCTGTTCTCCGCAACCGGGGGCCGCCGGGCCGTCCTTTGCTGCCACCGACGTGACCGGTGCCGGTTACGCGCAGGCGCTGACGCTGGATGGCACAGATGGCCGTCCGCGTTCCCTGGCCGATTTCCGGGGCAAGGCCGTGGTGGTGTTCTTCGGCTATACCCATTGCCCGGACGTCTGTCCGACCACGCTGTCCGAGCTGTCGCAGGCCATGCGCGACATGGGGCCGCTCGCCGACCAGGTGCAGGTACTGTTCGTGTCGGTTGATCCGCAGCGCGATACGCCGGAGCTGCTGCACAGCTATGTCACCGGCTTTGACCGGCGGTTTGCCGCGCTGACGGGATCTGCCGAAGCGATTGCCAGGACTGCCCGTGCCTACAAGGTGGTGTACCAGCAGGTTGCCGGGCCGGTTCCGGCCGATTACACCATCGACCACAGCGCCGGTGCCTATCTTTACGATCCGGCCGGCAGCCTGCGCGTGTATGTGCCGTACGGCAGTGGTGCTGCCGTATTCCGTCATGACCTGACCGTGCTGCTGGGACAGACTCCGCCGCCGTTGACCGCCACGAAGGCCCAATGA
- a CDS encoding heme o synthase, translated as MASVPLSSSGVPLRAVVAGLWSLTKPRVVALIVFCAAIGYVLAVPGWPAAGPLLLAMTGIAAVAGGAAAVNCLVERTIDARMGRTRRRALVVGVVSPRLALAAALGLTGAGLLLLWFGCNPLTAVLTLLTFFGYAIVYTLWLKPATPQNIVIGGASGAMPPVLGWAAATGDTGVLAWLLFALIFVWTPPHFWALALYRRADYAAAGLPMLPVTHGEQFTTRAIVLYSWLLLAVSLLPAALGLAGWCYLLAALGLGARFVCLAQSMHRGYSPSVSRAVFVYSIRYLSGIFAALLFDHYVFWPLA; from the coding sequence ATGGCCAGCGTTCCGTTGTCGTCTTCGGGGGTTCCGCTACGGGCGGTGGTGGCCGGGTTGTGGTCACTGACCAAACCGCGGGTGGTGGCGCTGATCGTGTTCTGCGCTGCCATCGGTTATGTGCTGGCGGTGCCGGGATGGCCGGCGGCCGGGCCTCTGCTGCTGGCCATGACGGGTATTGCGGCAGTGGCGGGCGGTGCGGCGGCGGTGAACTGTCTGGTGGAGCGCACCATTGATGCCCGCATGGGACGCACGCGCCGGCGGGCGCTGGTGGTGGGGGTGGTCTCGCCGCGGCTGGCGCTGGCTGCAGCGCTGGGGCTGACTGGTGCCGGGCTGCTGTTGCTGTGGTTCGGCTGCAATCCGTTGACGGCGGTGCTGACGCTGTTGACGTTTTTTGGCTATGCCATCGTTTATACCCTGTGGCTGAAGCCGGCCACGCCGCAGAACATCGTGATCGGCGGCGCCAGCGGGGCCATGCCGCCGGTACTGGGCTGGGCGGCGGCAACCGGCGACACCGGGGTACTGGCCTGGCTGCTGTTCGCCCTGATCTTTGTCTGGACGCCGCCACACTTCTGGGCACTGGCGCTTTACCGGCGGGCCGACTATGCCGCTGCCGGCCTGCCGATGCTGCCGGTGACGCACGGGGAGCAGTTCACGACCCGGGCAATCGTGTTGTACAGCTGGCTGTTGCTGGCGGTCAGCCTGCTGCCGGCTGCGCTGGGGCTGGCCGGCTGGTGCTATCTGCTGGCTGCGCTGGGGCTGGGTGCGCGCTTTGTCTGCCTTGCACAGTCCATGCATCGTGGTTATTCTCCCAGCGTTTCGCGCGCAGTATTTGTTTACTCCATCCGGTATTTGTCCGGGATCTTTGCTGCGCTGTTGTTTGACCATTACGTCTTCTGGCCCCTGGCCTGA
- a CDS encoding COX15/CtaA family protein, translating to MTAIRRWARLACLLAMIVVPLGAYVRLSDAGLGCPDWPGCYGHLAVPDQPHEQAAAARAFPGLPLDAGKAAKEMLHRYLAGGLGFMIAGVAWLDWRRARRRGEAGWRASQTLVLVVTGQALLGMWTVTLLLKPAIVTLHLLGGMLVLSLLAWLGWRDGRPVGPVSKRERRLAWLAVAVVGGQVVLGGWVSSNYAGLACGTGVPQCRGQWWPDDMRFADSFHLWRELGQTADGAMLDLAHLTAIHWLHRLGALAVVLLGSVWIRHLWQRTERRPFALWLAVLLLGQVALGVLNVVWQLPLPLAVAHNLVGALLFASVFWQALQWQTAGQQVLRARRLAVIPDFAR from the coding sequence ATGACGGCAATACGGCGTTGGGCGCGGCTGGCCTGCCTGCTGGCGATGATCGTGGTGCCGCTGGGGGCTTATGTACGGCTGTCGGATGCCGGTCTGGGCTGCCCGGACTGGCCGGGCTGTTATGGCCATCTGGCCGTGCCGGACCAGCCGCACGAGCAGGCGGCGGCTGCCCGGGCATTTCCGGGGCTGCCGCTGGATGCCGGCAAGGCGGCCAAGGAGATGCTGCACCGCTATCTGGCCGGAGGGCTGGGATTCATGATTGCCGGGGTGGCCTGGCTTGACTGGCGGCGTGCCCGCCGCCGGGGCGAGGCCGGCTGGCGGGCAAGCCAGACGCTGGTGCTGGTGGTGACGGGGCAGGCGCTCCTGGGCATGTGGACGGTGACGCTGCTGCTGAAGCCGGCCATCGTCACCCTGCACCTGCTGGGCGGCATGCTGGTCCTGAGCCTGCTGGCGTGGCTGGGCTGGCGCGATGGCCGGCCGGTCGGGCCAGTGTCGAAGCGGGAACGCCGGCTGGCATGGCTGGCCGTGGCCGTGGTGGGGGGGCAGGTGGTGCTGGGCGGCTGGGTCAGCAGCAACTATGCCGGACTGGCGTGCGGTACCGGCGTGCCGCAGTGTCGTGGTCAGTGGTGGCCGGACGACATGCGGTTTGCCGACAGCTTTCACCTGTGGCGCGAACTGGGACAGACCGCGGACGGCGCGATGCTGGATCTGGCGCACCTGACGGCCATTCACTGGCTGCACCGGCTGGGGGCGCTGGCCGTGGTCCTGCTGGGCAGTGTGTGGATCCGGCATTTGTGGCAAAGGACGGAGCGACGGCCGTTTGCCCTGTGGCTGGCGGTCTTGCTGCTGGGGCAGGTGGCTTTGGGGGTGCTGAACGTGGTGTGGCAGTTGCCCCTGCCATTGGCCGTGGCGCACAACCTGGTCGGGGCCCTGCTGTTTGCCAGCGTGTTCTGGCAGGCCTTGCAGTGGCAGACCGCCGGCCAGCAGGTACTGCGTGCACGCCGGCTGGCGGTGATTCCGGATTTTGCACGGTGA
- a CDS encoding SURF1 family cytochrome oxidase biogenesis protein — protein MTGHPGRPQRLECRPVRQHGGWRLVLVGLTVVLCCGLAVWQWQRAQQQAGLAAAWQTRQQAPVRQVVSAPAVPVADWTGRRVVLHGQWHEARLWLDNVTEEDRPGRRLYGIFVLADGLAVLVERGFVGRGEAAPPVSLSSSVSGIVQGWPGRRLVLAGPVRQGEVWQALTPEEVMAVWPVRLAPWLVREGAGTAVLPGLPAERHRAYAVQWAVLALVLAASGVFWIRRTGRPA, from the coding sequence ATGACAGGGCATCCCGGAAGGCCGCAACGCCTTGAGTGTAGGCCAGTCCGGCAGCACGGGGGCTGGCGGCTGGTACTGGTCGGGCTGACCGTGGTGTTGTGCTGCGGGCTGGCCGTCTGGCAATGGCAGCGGGCGCAGCAGCAGGCCGGCCTGGCCGCAGCCTGGCAGACCCGGCAACAGGCGCCGGTCCGGCAGGTGGTTTCTGCTCCGGCCGTGCCGGTGGCGGACTGGACCGGACGGCGGGTGGTCCTGCACGGGCAGTGGCATGAGGCTCGCCTGTGGCTCGACAACGTGACCGAAGAAGACCGGCCGGGCCGGCGGCTGTACGGGATTTTCGTGCTGGCAGACGGGCTGGCCGTACTGGTGGAGCGCGGCTTTGTCGGCCGGGGCGAGGCGGCTCCGCCTGTTTCCCTGTCGTCCAGCGTGTCCGGCATCGTGCAGGGCTGGCCCGGTCGGCGGCTGGTGCTGGCCGGGCCGGTGCGGCAGGGCGAGGTCTGGCAGGCGCTGACGCCGGAAGAGGTGATGGCGGTCTGGCCGGTGCGGCTGGCGCCGTGGCTGGTCCGTGAGGGCGCCGGCACGGCCGTGCTGCCTGGGTTGCCGGCCGAGCGGCATCGCGCCTATGCCGTGCAGTGGGCCGTGCTGGCGCTGGTGCTGGCAGCGAGCGGTGTTTTCTGGATACGACGGACGGGGAGACCGGCATGA
- a CDS encoding DUF2909 family protein gives MTALILALLLLIVFTLLSGLLALLLEPAGSHRLARRLMWRVGLSALLLLLLFTGAGLGWWAPHRAF, from the coding sequence ATGACTGCCCTCATCCTTGCCTTGCTCCTGCTGATCGTGTTCACCCTGCTGTCCGGACTGCTGGCCCTGCTGCTCGAACCGGCCGGCTCGCACCGGCTGGCCCGCCGGCTGATGTGGCGGGTCGGTCTGTCGGCCCTGTTGCTGTTGCTGCTATTTACCGGCGCCGGGCTGGGCTGGTGGGCACCGCACCGGGCGTTCTGA
- a CDS encoding cytochrome c oxidase subunit 3, with protein MQRDPDVPAGYYVPAPSRWPVIGAAALFLIGLGAALSVNALVPGYWTLAAGVAVLLWMLWGWFRDVIRESVRGSYARQEDQSFRWGMGWFIFSEIMFFGALFGALFYVRVIALPDLGGPGGTGLWDGFRPDWPAVTGPGDIRPYRPMAAWGLPAVNTLILLSSGLTLTLAHLALLAGRRRRVQWCLGATVLLGALFLGLQAWEYRHAMHEMGLSLASGAYGMTFYLLTGFHGLHVFLGALILSVVWLRLMRGHFDERHHFAFEAAAWYWHFVDVVWLVLFVCVYWL; from the coding sequence ATGCAACGCGATCCGGATGTTCCGGCCGGCTATTACGTACCGGCACCCAGCCGCTGGCCGGTCATTGGTGCGGCAGCGCTGTTCCTGATCGGCCTGGGCGCGGCGCTCAGCGTCAATGCGCTGGTGCCGGGCTACTGGACGCTGGCGGCCGGCGTGGCCGTGCTGCTGTGGATGCTGTGGGGCTGGTTCCGCGACGTGATCCGCGAATCGGTGCGCGGCAGCTATGCCCGGCAGGAAGACCAGTCGTTCCGCTGGGGCATGGGCTGGTTCATTTTTTCCGAAATCATGTTTTTCGGCGCGCTGTTCGGTGCGCTGTTCTACGTCCGGGTGATTGCGCTGCCGGATCTGGGCGGCCCGGGGGGCACCGGGCTCTGGGACGGTTTCCGGCCGGACTGGCCTGCCGTCACCGGCCCGGGCGACATCCGGCCCTACCGGCCGATGGCGGCGTGGGGGCTGCCGGCCGTCAATACCCTGATCCTGCTGTCGTCCGGGCTGACACTGACGCTGGCGCATCTGGCCCTGCTGGCCGGCCGGCGCCGCCGGGTGCAGTGGTGCCTGGGCGCAACGGTGCTGCTGGGTGCGTTGTTCCTGGGCCTGCAGGCATGGGAATACCGGCACGCCATGCACGAGATGGGACTGTCGCTGGCATCAGGTGCCTACGGCATGACGTTTTACCTGCTGACCGGTTTTCACGGCCTGCACGTTTTCCTGGGCGCGCTGATCCTGTCGGTGGTGTGGTTGCGGCTGATGCGCGGGCATTTTGACGAGCGCCACCATTTCGCCTTCGAGGCCGCCGCCTGGTACTGGCACTTCGTTGACGTGGTGTGGCTGGTGCTGTTCGTCTGCGTCTACTGGCTGTGA
- a CDS encoding DUF2970 domain-containing protein has product MKSLLAILSAFFGVRGSRRAAQDSRDLSVRQILVTAMVLALLLVAGLIVLASLVAT; this is encoded by the coding sequence ATGAAAAGCCTGCTGGCCATCCTGTCGGCGTTTTTCGGGGTGCGGGGCAGCCGTCGGGCCGCGCAGGACAGCCGCGACCTGTCGGTGCGGCAGATTCTGGTCACGGCCATGGTGCTGGCGCTGCTGCTGGTTGCCGGGCTGATCGTGCTCGCCAGTCTGGTGGCGACCTAA
- a CDS encoding cytochrome c oxidase assembly protein yields the protein MNAATERANRHLLARLMVVAVVMFGFAWALIPFYREICAALGLNQLEKPAAAPVNTQVDWSRTVGVSLDANPQPGSPLLLVPMTRAVTLHPGELGRVDYLIVNQSAHPVWAQAIPAYVPTHAAQWFHKLECFCFRELLLAPGEQRKLPVVFVVDRSLPASVGQVTLSYRVIEVAGRQAT from the coding sequence ATGAATGCGGCAACCGAGCGTGCCAACCGTCACCTGCTGGCACGGCTGATGGTGGTGGCCGTCGTGATGTTCGGCTTTGCCTGGGCGCTGATTCCGTTTTACCGGGAAATCTGCGCCGCACTGGGGCTGAACCAGCTGGAAAAACCGGCTGCCGCTCCGGTCAATACCCAGGTGGACTGGTCGCGCACGGTCGGCGTGTCTCTGGATGCCAATCCGCAGCCGGGCTCTCCCCTGCTGCTGGTGCCGATGACACGCGCAGTGACGCTGCATCCGGGCGAACTGGGCCGGGTGGACTACCTGATCGTCAACCAGAGTGCGCATCCCGTCTGGGCGCAGGCGATTCCGGCCTACGTGCCGACCCATGCCGCACAGTGGTTTCACAAGCTGGAGTGTTTCTGTTTCCGCGAGCTGCTGCTGGCACCGGGCGAGCAGCGCAAGCTGCCGGTGGTGTTCGTGGTGGACCGCTCCCTGCCGGCTTCGGTCGGGCAGGTGACGCTGTCGTACCGCGTCATCGAAGTGGCCGGCAGGCAGGCGACCTGA
- a CDS encoding cytochrome oxidase small assembly protein has product MRRAHRTAWVLASVAAAFFAGIVLRQWLFGGLGG; this is encoded by the coding sequence ATGAGGCGCGCGCATCGCACCGCCTGGGTCCTGGCGTCGGTGGCGGCGGCGTTCTTTGCCGGCATCGTGCTGCGGCAGTGGCTGTTCGGAGGGCTGGGCGGATGA
- the ctaD gene encoding cytochrome c oxidase subunit I, producing MSSVVDSALEPRLTSHAGHPHGWRRWLFATNHKDIGTLYLWFAFAMFLSGGVMALAIRAELFRPGMRLLEPELFNQFTTMHGLVMVFGAIMPAFTGLANWMIPLMIGAPDMAFARMNNWSFWLLPPAAALLLLSFAVPGGAAATGWTMYAPLSTQMGMGMDMTIFAVHILGISSIMGAINIITTILNLRAPGMGLMQMPMFVWASLITAYLIIAVMPVLAGAVTMVLTDRHFGTHFFNAAGGGDPVLYQHVFWFFGHPEVYIMALPAFGIISQVIPTFARKPLFGYASMVYATASIGILSFMVWAHHMFTTGLPAVAQLFFMYATMLIAVPTGVKVFNWIATMWEGSMTFETPMLFAIGFVCLFTMGGLSGVVLSVAAVDVQLHATYYVVAHFHYVLVAGALFSLFAALYYWFPKMTGRMYSERLGRLHFWWSLVWFNVTFFPMHFLGLAGMPRRIPDYALQFTGFNSIATVGAFMFGFGQLLVLANILWSLRYGPPAPAKPWEGAETLEWTEPSPAPYHSFADPREVEHAEFGLNGVVVRR from the coding sequence ATGAGCAGTGTTGTCGATTCCGCGCTGGAACCCCGCCTGACCAGTCATGCCGGGCATCCGCACGGCTGGCGCCGCTGGCTGTTTGCCACCAACCACAAGGACATCGGCACGCTGTACCTGTGGTTTGCGTTTGCCATGTTCCTGTCCGGCGGCGTGATGGCGCTGGCGATCCGGGCCGAGCTGTTCCGGCCGGGCATGCGGCTGCTGGAGCCGGAACTGTTCAACCAGTTCACCACCATGCACGGTCTGGTCATGGTGTTCGGCGCCATCATGCCGGCCTTTACCGGGCTGGCGAACTGGATGATTCCGCTGATGATCGGCGCGCCGGACATGGCGTTTGCCCGCATGAACAACTGGAGCTTCTGGCTGTTGCCGCCGGCTGCGGCGCTGCTGCTGCTGTCGTTTGCCGTGCCGGGCGGCGCGGCGGCAACGGGCTGGACCATGTACGCGCCGCTGTCGACCCAGATGGGCATGGGCATGGACATGACCATCTTTGCCGTCCACATCCTTGGCATCAGCTCGATCATGGGCGCGATCAACATCATCACCACCATCCTCAACCTGCGCGCTCCGGGCATGGGACTGATGCAGATGCCGATGTTCGTGTGGGCCAGCCTGATCACGGCCTACCTCATCATCGCGGTGATGCCGGTACTGGCCGGGGCGGTGACCATGGTGCTGACCGACCGTCATTTCGGCACCCATTTCTTCAATGCCGCCGGAGGGGGGGACCCGGTGCTCTACCAGCATGTTTTCTGGTTCTTCGGTCATCCTGAGGTCTACATCATGGCGTTGCCGGCCTTCGGCATCATCAGCCAGGTCATCCCGACCTTCGCCCGCAAGCCGCTGTTCGGCTATGCCTCGATGGTGTATGCCACTGCCAGCATCGGTATCCTCAGCTTCATGGTGTGGGCGCACCACATGTTCACCACCGGCCTGCCCGCCGTTGCCCAGCTGTTTTTCATGTACGCCACCATGCTGATTGCGGTGCCGACCGGGGTCAAGGTGTTCAACTGGATCGCCACCATGTGGGAAGGCAGCATGACGTTTGAAACGCCGATGCTGTTTGCCATCGGTTTTGTCTGCCTTTTCACCATGGGCGGGCTGTCCGGCGTGGTGCTGTCGGTGGCGGCAGTGGACGTGCAGCTGCATGCAACCTACTACGTGGTGGCGCACTTCCACTACGTGCTGGTGGCGGGGGCGCTCTTCAGCCTGTTTGCCGCGCTGTATTACTGGTTTCCGAAAATGACGGGCCGCATGTATTCGGAGCGCCTGGGCCGGCTGCATTTCTGGTGGTCGCTGGTGTGGTTCAACGTCACCTTTTTCCCCATGCATTTCCTCGGGCTGGCCGGCATGCCGCGGCGTATTCCGGACTATGCCCTGCAATTTACCGGGTTCAACAGCATTGCCACTGTCGGTGCCTTCATGTTCGGGTTCGGCCAGCTGCTGGTGCTGGCCAACATCCTCTGGAGCCTGCGCTACGGTCCGCCGGCCCCGGCAAAACCGTGGGAGGGCGCCGAAACGCTGGAGTGGACCGAACCCAGCCCGGCCCCCTATCACTCGTTTGCCGATCCGCGCGAAGTCGAACACGCCGAATTCGGCCTGAACGGCGTGGTGGTCCGGCGATGA